From the Leucobacter tenebrionis genome, one window contains:
- a CDS encoding DUF2795 domain-containing protein: MNPGTRRGAARWADPAPAPQPRIDVLIPTAGRTAELAVTLAGLAAQQDPPFAVIISDQSEEGVDRAPAVCAMMRVLEAEGRPVELRRHLPRRGMAEQRQFLLDCASADRVLFLDDDVWLEPGALGRLDAAMSEAECGLVGYAVQGLSHLGDVRPEETERFEPWPHGQVAPERVRPWLDAFERWPLHNAANPAHLARQQRLRDDDRLLYRIAWIGACVLFDRRALVEAGGFEFWRRLPPQHAGEDRVAQWRVMERAGGAGVLPSGAVHLEAPTTVTDRRVEVSDIVFPRPDADPGPPPPDDDPDPSPPDPDPSPPDPDPEPSPRRKEALMPEQPNPVQIQKHLGGVDYPASKQDLLRVAKDAGADQAVCDALDGLPDREYDSPTAVSEQLGDS; this comes from the coding sequence ATGAACCCCGGCACTCGTCGAGGCGCCGCGCGGTGGGCTGATCCGGCCCCCGCTCCGCAGCCGCGCATCGACGTGCTCATCCCGACCGCCGGCCGCACGGCGGAGCTCGCGGTGACCCTCGCCGGGCTCGCCGCGCAGCAGGATCCGCCCTTCGCCGTGATCATCAGCGACCAGTCCGAGGAGGGGGTCGACCGCGCACCCGCGGTGTGCGCCATGATGCGCGTGCTGGAGGCCGAGGGCAGGCCCGTCGAGCTTCGCCGGCACCTGCCGCGGCGGGGCATGGCCGAGCAGCGGCAGTTCCTGCTCGACTGCGCCTCGGCCGACCGCGTGCTCTTCCTCGACGACGACGTCTGGCTCGAACCGGGTGCGCTCGGGCGCCTCGACGCCGCGATGAGCGAGGCCGAGTGCGGACTCGTCGGGTACGCCGTGCAGGGCCTCTCGCACCTCGGCGACGTGAGACCCGAGGAGACGGAGCGGTTCGAACCCTGGCCGCACGGGCAGGTCGCCCCCGAGCGCGTCCGGCCGTGGCTCGATGCCTTCGAACGGTGGCCGCTGCACAACGCCGCCAACCCCGCGCATCTGGCGCGGCAGCAGCGGCTGCGCGACGACGACCGGCTGCTCTATCGGATCGCCTGGATCGGCGCGTGCGTGCTGTTCGACCGGCGAGCGCTCGTCGAGGCGGGCGGCTTCGAGTTCTGGCGGCGGCTGCCGCCCCAGCATGCGGGCGAGGATCGGGTCGCGCAGTGGCGCGTCATGGAGCGGGCCGGCGGTGCCGGCGTGCTGCCGAGCGGCGCCGTGCATCTCGAGGCCCCGACCACCGTGACCGACCGCCGCGTCGAGGTGAGCGACATCGTCTTCCCCCGGCCCGACGCCGATCCCGGTCCGCCCCCGCCCGACGACGATCCCGATCCCTCCCCACCCGATCCCGATCCGTCCCCACCGGATCCCGATCCCGAACCATCCCCGAGAAGAAAGGAGGCGCTCATGCCCGAGCAGCCCAATCCCGTTCAGATCCAGAAGCACCTGGGAGGAGTCGACTATCCGGCCTCCAAGCAGGATCTGCTGCGGGTCGCGAAAGACGCCGGGGCCGATCAAGCGGTCTGCGACGCGCTCGACGGACTGCCGGATCGCGAGTACGACTCGCCGACCGCGGTCAGCGAGCAGCTCGGCGACTCGTAG
- a CDS encoding bifunctional heptose 7-phosphate kinase/heptose 1-phosphate adenyltransferase, giving the protein MSPEECIERVRTARPRVTVIGDYLLDGWWNGSAERVAREAPAPVVHLIDRTEAPGGSANTALNLAALGARARAVGVVGADDAAAELRAQLSAAGVDVSDLAGVAGASTTTKVRVTVDDHVLLRLDQDRDEAWPLKVREEFCERAERAVKNSDALLVCDYGSTLLDDFVVERLARMPRPALIVVDAHRPGRWRDLRPDIVTPNAAEAETLPGVSLGSGDERAQRAIAATETLLEATGAATVAVTLDRTGTVLLRRDGDPVRTYAEPAPERHASGAGDVFAAAITTARAAGVSLEDAATFAQGAASVAVQRAGTCVCSIEELGEWFSREAEAVRR; this is encoded by the coding sequence ATGAGTCCTGAAGAGTGCATCGAGCGGGTGCGCACTGCCCGTCCGCGCGTGACCGTGATCGGCGACTACCTGCTCGACGGGTGGTGGAACGGCAGCGCCGAGCGCGTCGCCAGGGAGGCCCCGGCACCGGTGGTGCACCTCATCGACCGCACCGAGGCGCCCGGCGGTTCCGCGAACACCGCCCTCAACCTCGCGGCCCTCGGCGCGCGGGCGAGGGCCGTCGGGGTCGTCGGCGCCGACGACGCGGCCGCGGAGCTGCGCGCGCAGCTCTCGGCTGCTGGCGTCGACGTGTCCGACCTCGCAGGCGTCGCGGGTGCGAGCACCACGACCAAGGTGCGCGTGACGGTCGACGACCACGTGCTGCTGCGCCTCGATCAGGATCGCGACGAGGCGTGGCCGCTCAAAGTCAGGGAGGAGTTCTGCGAGCGCGCGGAACGGGCGGTGAAGAACAGCGACGCCCTGCTCGTCTGCGACTACGGGTCGACGCTGCTCGACGACTTCGTGGTGGAGCGGCTCGCTCGCATGCCCCGCCCCGCGCTCATCGTGGTCGACGCGCACCGGCCCGGGCGCTGGCGCGATCTGCGCCCCGACATCGTCACCCCCAACGCAGCCGAGGCGGAGACGCTGCCGGGCGTCTCGCTCGGCTCGGGCGACGAGCGGGCGCAGCGCGCGATCGCCGCCACCGAGACCCTGCTCGAAGCCACCGGCGCCGCGACGGTCGCCGTCACGCTCGACCGCACCGGCACGGTGCTGCTCCGACGCGACGGCGATCCCGTGCGCACCTATGCCGAGCCCGCCCCCGAGCGGCACGCCTCCGGCGCCGGCGATGTCTTCGCCGCGGCCATCACGACCGCCCGCGCCGCCGGGGTCTCGCTGGAGGACGCCGCGACGTTCGCGCAGGGGGCTGCGAGCGTGGCCGTGCAGCGCGCGGGTACCTGCGTCTGCTCCATCGAAGAGCTCGGCGAGTGGTTCTCGCGCGAGGCGGAAGCGGTACGGCGATGA
- a CDS encoding glycosyltransferase family 9 protein — protein sequence MRRGEDLAAPGAETLERSDTMRWRRREDDRGATTEPDALAVAPLGARLEGVRRIAVLRAGGLGDLLFTLPAIRALSAAYPDAEVTLLGTRLAADLLQRREGSPHRVVPLPVVPGVGADPGERGDGPGIATFLEQQRLVGYDLAAQMHGGGRFSNAFLLELGARCTIGTRTPDAAQLDRSIDYVYSQHEVMRWLEVAGLVGAAPVELEPRVGVTEIERELGESFRGEDRRPMVAMHPGATDPRRRWPVSHFAELATELAREGVRVVLIGSADDERRLCGRIVDALGFDAAATGLVEDASGRLPMPELVGLLSAADVMVGNDSGPRHLAQAVGTRTASIFWCGNMLNAGPFPRQRHRTRISWTARCPVCGIDCTPERVAVERCEHDVSFVDDVPVEAVLADVRELLAGAHSDPEAGSDPAIRSGPAARTHPAR from the coding sequence ATGAGAAGAGGAGAGGATCTTGCGGCGCCCGGCGCCGAGACGTTGGAGAGGAGCGACACGATGCGCTGGAGACGACGAGAAGACGACCGCGGCGCGACGACGGAGCCGGACGCGCTCGCGGTCGCCCCGCTGGGCGCCCGCCTGGAGGGGGTGCGTCGCATCGCGGTGCTGCGCGCGGGCGGCCTGGGCGACCTGCTGTTCACGCTCCCCGCGATCCGCGCGCTCTCCGCCGCCTACCCCGATGCCGAGGTGACCCTGCTCGGTACCCGGCTCGCTGCGGACCTGCTGCAGCGCCGCGAGGGCTCCCCGCACCGGGTCGTGCCGTTGCCGGTCGTGCCGGGGGTGGGCGCCGACCCGGGCGAGCGCGGCGACGGGCCCGGCATCGCGACCTTCCTCGAGCAGCAGCGGCTCGTCGGCTACGACCTCGCCGCGCAGATGCACGGGGGCGGCCGCTTCTCGAACGCGTTCCTGCTCGAACTCGGCGCCCGCTGCACGATCGGCACGCGCACGCCTGATGCCGCCCAGCTCGACCGCAGCATCGACTACGTCTACTCGCAGCACGAGGTGATGCGGTGGCTCGAGGTCGCAGGGCTCGTGGGGGCCGCTCCCGTGGAGCTGGAGCCGCGCGTGGGCGTCACGGAGATCGAGCGCGAGCTCGGTGAGAGCTTCAGGGGCGAGGATCGGAGGCCGATGGTCGCGATGCATCCGGGAGCGACGGATCCCCGCAGGCGCTGGCCGGTCTCGCACTTCGCGGAGCTCGCCACGGAGCTCGCTCGCGAGGGGGTGAGAGTCGTGCTGATCGGCAGCGCCGATGACGAACGGCGGCTGTGCGGGCGCATCGTCGACGCCCTGGGCTTCGACGCGGCCGCGACCGGGCTGGTCGAGGACGCCTCGGGGCGCCTGCCGATGCCCGAGCTGGTGGGGCTGCTGAGCGCGGCCGATGTGATGGTCGGCAACGATAGCGGACCGCGCCACCTCGCTCAAGCCGTCGGCACCCGCACCGCCTCGATCTTCTGGTGCGGCAACATGCTCAACGCGGGCCCGTTCCCGCGGCAGCGGCACCGCACCCGGATCTCGTGGACCGCCCGGTGCCCGGTCTGCGGCATCGACTGCACGCCCGAGCGGGTGGCCGTGGAGCGCTGCGAGCACGACGTCTCCTTCGTCGACGACGTGCCGGTCGAGGCCGTGCTCGCCGACGTGCGCGAGCTGCTCGCGGGGGCGCACAGCGATCCCGAGGCCGGCAGCGATCCCGCCATCCGCAGCGGTCCCGCGGCGCGCACTCATCCCGCGCGGTGA
- a CDS encoding SDR family oxidoreductase has protein sequence MHTSLFPRHIGRVIVTGGASGLGAAVAEAVADAGGEPGVIDLDVDGVDDRFAARAADVSDRPALERAVAELAEQLGGIDAIVTAAGIDRCGKLEDVAADEWERVINVNLLGTVAAVRAALPYIARSHGRVVTVASSLALRALPDATAYCASKFGVLGFSRALAAETKGRLGVTTLVPAGMRTSFFDDRPEQYRPAPDAQLNEPSDVARAVIFALQQPPHCEVRELMICPEEEPSWP, from the coding sequence ATGCACACCTCACTCTTCCCCCGCCACATCGGCCGCGTGATCGTCACCGGCGGTGCCTCCGGGCTGGGGGCCGCGGTAGCCGAGGCCGTCGCCGACGCCGGGGGCGAACCCGGGGTGATCGACCTCGACGTCGACGGGGTGGATGACCGCTTCGCCGCACGCGCGGCGGATGTCTCCGATCGGCCCGCGCTCGAGCGCGCAGTCGCCGAGCTCGCGGAGCAGCTCGGCGGCATCGACGCGATCGTCACCGCCGCGGGGATCGACCGCTGCGGCAAGCTCGAGGATGTCGCCGCCGACGAGTGGGAGCGCGTGATCAACGTCAACCTGCTCGGAACGGTCGCCGCGGTGCGCGCCGCGCTCCCCTATATCGCTCGTTCGCACGGACGCGTGGTCACCGTCGCCTCGTCGCTCGCGCTGCGAGCGCTGCCCGACGCCACCGCCTACTGCGCCTCGAAGTTCGGCGTGCTGGGCTTCTCCCGCGCGCTCGCGGCCGAGACGAAGGGACGCCTCGGCGTCACCACGCTGGTTCCGGCCGGCATGCGCACGAGCTTCTTCGACGACCGCCCCGAGCAGTACCGGCCGGCGCCGGATGCGCAGCTGAACGAGCCCTCCGACGTGGCTCGCGCCGTCATCTTCGCGCTGCAGCAGCCGCCCCACTGCGAGGTGCGCGAGCTCATGATCTGCCCGGAGGAGGAGCCGTCGTGGCCGTGA
- a CDS encoding PfkB family carbohydrate kinase: MRITVVGDVLLDEDVEGRIERLCPDAPVPVVEVSGRRFRAGGAGLVAAMLRGDGHEVSLVTALGDDEAAERIRERLPGVAVIACDSGAPTPVKRRVRTSDQAVCRIDEGCDPPPVPRVTDRLLSAVADSEAIIVSDYGRRLTEHPELREVLQRRGGEVPLVWDPHPRGADPVPAAQLVTPNLPEATAAAGTARGPEHAAEAAARLHERYGCAAVLVTLGELGALLHERGAGPLEIPSEPVAAADTCGAGDRFIAAAAVALARGADRRTAAHEAVSAARDYLAAGGVASLPEFSAPSEAEAPLDAFALARAVHERGGTVVASGGCFDLLHAGHVRTLAAAREMGDCLIVCVNSDDSVRRLKGPERPLIREQDRVEMLRALSCVDAVLVFDEDGPEQALDRLRPDIWVKGGDYTVDALPEARLLQSWGGAAVTVPYHLGRSTTRLAAALARVS; the protein is encoded by the coding sequence ATGAGGATCACGGTGGTCGGAGACGTGCTGCTCGACGAGGACGTCGAAGGGCGGATCGAGCGGCTCTGCCCCGACGCGCCCGTGCCCGTCGTCGAGGTCTCGGGCCGCCGGTTCCGCGCGGGCGGGGCGGGGCTCGTCGCCGCGATGCTGCGGGGCGACGGTCACGAGGTCAGCCTGGTCACGGCGCTCGGCGACGACGAGGCTGCCGAACGGATCCGCGAGCGTCTGCCCGGCGTCGCGGTGATCGCCTGCGACTCCGGCGCCCCCACTCCCGTGAAGCGCCGGGTGCGCACCTCCGACCAGGCGGTGTGCCGCATCGACGAGGGCTGCGACCCTCCCCCGGTCCCTCGCGTGACCGACCGGCTGCTCTCGGCGGTGGCCGATTCCGAGGCGATCATCGTCTCGGATTACGGCCGACGTCTCACCGAGCACCCGGAGCTGCGCGAGGTGCTGCAGCGGCGCGGCGGCGAGGTGCCGCTCGTGTGGGATCCGCATCCGCGAGGGGCCGACCCCGTGCCCGCGGCGCAGCTCGTCACCCCGAATCTGCCCGAGGCGACGGCCGCAGCGGGGACCGCGCGAGGCCCGGAGCACGCCGCGGAGGCGGCCGCGCGGTTGCACGAGCGATACGGCTGCGCCGCCGTGCTGGTGACCCTCGGCGAGCTCGGCGCGCTGCTGCACGAGCGGGGCGCCGGGCCGCTCGAGATCCCGTCCGAGCCCGTCGCCGCCGCCGACACCTGCGGCGCGGGCGACCGCTTCATCGCGGCCGCGGCGGTGGCGCTCGCGCGGGGGGCGGATCGGCGCACTGCCGCACACGAGGCCGTCTCCGCCGCCCGCGACTACCTCGCGGCGGGCGGCGTCGCCTCGCTGCCGGAGTTCTCGGCGCCATCCGAGGCCGAGGCTCCCCTCGACGCCTTCGCGCTCGCGCGGGCGGTGCACGAGCGCGGCGGCACCGTGGTCGCCTCGGGAGGGTGCTTCGATCTGCTGCACGCCGGTCACGTGCGCACACTGGCCGCCGCCCGTGAGATGGGCGACTGCCTGATCGTGTGCGTGAACTCCGACGACTCGGTGCGGCGCCTGAAGGGGCCGGAGCGCCCGCTCATCCGCGAGCAGGACCGCGTGGAGATGCTGCGCGCCCTGAGCTGCGTGGACGCCGTGCTCGTCTTCGACGAGGACGGGCCCGAGCAGGCGCTCGACCGGCTGCGACCCGATATCTGGGTGAAGGGCGGGGACTACACCGTCGACGCCCTTCCCGAGGCCAGGCTGCTGCAGAGCTGGGGCGGCGCCGCGGTGACGGTGCCCTACCACCTCGGCAGATCCACCACCCGCCTCGCCGCCGCGCTCGCGCGCGTGAGCTGA
- a CDS encoding D-sedoheptulose-7-phosphate isomerase, which translates to MTITTTAQPRKNRRHDPASGERVTAHLEGLRAALACAMRHASHLEEWGDHLATRLRSGARLLVAGNGGSAAEAQHLAAELVGRYRGDREAYSAIALNAETSSLTAIGNDYGFAEVFARQVRAHARAGDVVLLISTSGASRNLIEAARAARALGATTWALTGEGPNPLTTVCDDAICIDGASPHVQESQLAAIHAICEVFDERVADSARSGS; encoded by the coding sequence ATGACGATCACGACGACTGCTCAACCCCGGAAGAACCGCCGACACGACCCGGCGAGCGGCGAGCGGGTCACCGCTCATCTCGAGGGCCTCCGCGCCGCGCTCGCCTGCGCGATGCGTCACGCCTCGCACCTCGAGGAGTGGGGGGACCATCTCGCGACTCGCCTGCGCTCAGGGGCGCGGCTACTGGTCGCCGGCAACGGCGGATCGGCGGCCGAGGCCCAGCACCTCGCCGCCGAGCTCGTCGGCAGGTACCGCGGGGACCGCGAGGCCTACTCCGCGATCGCGCTGAACGCCGAGACGTCGAGCCTCACCGCGATCGGCAACGATTACGGCTTCGCCGAGGTCTTCGCCCGCCAGGTGCGCGCTCACGCCCGCGCGGGCGACGTGGTGCTGCTCATCTCGACGAGCGGAGCGAGCCGCAACCTCATCGAGGCCGCTCGCGCGGCCCGCGCGCTCGGGGCGACCACCTGGGCGCTCACGGGCGAGGGCCCCAACCCGCTGACGACGGTGTGCGACGACGCGATCTGCATCGACGGTGCCTCGCCGCACGTGCAGGAGAGTCAGCTGGCCGCGATCCACGCCATCTGCGAGGTGTTCGACGAGCGCGTCGCCGATTCCGCGAGGAGCGGGTCATGA
- a CDS encoding glycosyltransferase, with translation MRISMVSEHASPLAPPGSVDSGGQNVHVAALSRALAARGHTVTVYTRRDDAALPTRVALCPGVDVVHLTAGPAHRVPKDELLPYMGVLAEELAASWRYDPPDVVHSHFWMSGIAALEGARLLPEHQRPAVAHTFHALGSVKRRHQGASDTSPAERADLEPRVGQQADAVIATCDDEVDELRALGVPSHRIEVAPCGVDPVEFDTRGPVEPRGASHRLLTVGRIVPRKGMDLAVRAIPLLRELGFDDVELEIIGSGDAVGGRDAELERLAALAEELGVADRIHLRGQVARDRMPALLRSADAVICAPWYEPFGIVPLESMACGTPVIAAAVGGLRDSVVDGITGLHVPPRDPAAIAEAAARLLGDEPFRRALGAAGRGRIEAGYTWASVAQQTEHIYQRLLTRERQQPGQLLEMAQ, from the coding sequence ATGAGAATCTCCATGGTCTCGGAACACGCCAGCCCGCTCGCTCCCCCCGGCAGCGTCGACTCCGGCGGGCAGAACGTGCACGTCGCGGCGCTGTCGCGCGCCCTCGCCGCGCGCGGCCACACCGTGACGGTGTACACGCGACGCGACGACGCCGCACTCCCCACCCGCGTCGCGCTCTGCCCGGGCGTCGACGTCGTGCACCTCACCGCCGGGCCCGCGCACCGCGTGCCGAAGGACGAGCTGCTCCCGTACATGGGGGTGCTCGCCGAGGAGCTCGCCGCGTCATGGCGCTACGATCCGCCGGACGTGGTGCACAGCCACTTCTGGATGTCGGGCATCGCGGCGCTCGAGGGCGCTCGGCTGCTGCCCGAGCACCAGCGCCCGGCCGTCGCGCACACCTTCCACGCGCTCGGCTCGGTCAAGCGGCGCCACCAGGGCGCCTCGGACACGAGTCCCGCCGAGCGGGCCGATCTCGAACCGCGGGTGGGCCAGCAGGCCGACGCCGTCATCGCGACGTGCGACGACGAGGTCGACGAGCTGCGCGCCCTGGGCGTGCCGTCGCACCGCATCGAGGTCGCCCCGTGCGGGGTCGATCCCGTGGAGTTCGACACCCGCGGGCCGGTCGAGCCGCGCGGCGCGAGTCATCGGCTGCTGACGGTCGGGCGGATCGTGCCCCGGAAGGGGATGGATCTCGCCGTGCGCGCGATCCCGCTGCTGCGCGAGCTGGGCTTCGACGACGTCGAACTCGAGATCATCGGGTCGGGCGACGCGGTCGGCGGGCGAGACGCGGAACTCGAGCGGCTCGCCGCGCTGGCGGAGGAGCTGGGCGTGGCGGATCGGATCCATCTGCGGGGACAGGTGGCCCGGGATCGGATGCCGGCCCTGCTGCGCTCGGCCGACGCGGTGATCTGCGCGCCCTGGTACGAACCGTTCGGCATCGTGCCGCTCGAGAGCATGGCGTGCGGCACCCCCGTCATCGCGGCGGCGGTCGGAGGGCTGCGCGACAGCGTGGTCGACGGGATCACCGGCCTGCACGTGCCCCCGCGCGATCCCGCCGCGATCGCCGAGGCCGCGGCGCGCCTGCTCGGCGACGAACCGTTCCGCCGGGCGCTCGGCGCAGCCGGGAGGGGCCGCATCGAGGCCGGCTACACGTGGGCGAGCGTCGCCCAGCAGACGGAACACATCTATCAGCGGCTGCTCACCCGCGAGCGTCAGCAGCCCGGACAACTCCTGGAGATGGCGCAATGA
- a CDS encoding glycosyltransferase, with protein MKILVWHVHGGWMDGFLRGSHEYLIPAAPGDSLPELPPGARPIDPADLREQPVDLVVLQRTEELELAERLLGRRPGRDVPAVFVEHNTPKRLPVTERHPLAEQREIPIVHVTHFNRLAWDCGEAPVRVIEHGVPDPGPLYTGDLASLGVVINEPVRRWRVTGTDLLPGFAEAATLDCFGIDVDLLPAALGLGPDRLRPIGDLPTAQMHAELARRRAYVHPLRWTSLGLSLLEAMHLGMPVLALATTEAPRAVPADAGAVSADPAKLVATARRLVEDPDEARRRGRAAREYALAHYGLERFLRDWDAMITDHLEAHTARRSRASAGAADRSTGAANRAEHGMEGALR; from the coding sequence ATGAAGATTCTGGTCTGGCACGTCCACGGAGGGTGGATGGACGGTTTTCTGCGCGGCAGCCACGAGTACCTGATCCCGGCAGCACCCGGGGATTCTCTGCCCGAGCTGCCTCCGGGAGCGCGTCCGATCGACCCGGCGGATCTGCGCGAGCAGCCGGTCGACCTCGTGGTGCTGCAGCGCACCGAGGAGCTGGAGCTCGCCGAGCGCCTGCTCGGCCGCCGCCCGGGACGCGACGTGCCCGCCGTCTTCGTCGAGCACAACACGCCCAAGCGCCTTCCCGTGACCGAGCGTCACCCCCTCGCCGAGCAGCGCGAGATCCCGATCGTGCACGTGACGCACTTCAACCGGCTCGCGTGGGACTGCGGCGAGGCCCCGGTACGCGTCATCGAGCACGGCGTGCCCGATCCCGGTCCGCTCTACACGGGCGACCTCGCCTCGCTCGGCGTCGTCATCAACGAGCCCGTGCGGCGGTGGCGGGTCACCGGCACCGACCTGCTCCCGGGCTTCGCGGAGGCGGCGACGCTCGACTGCTTCGGCATCGACGTCGATCTGCTGCCGGCCGCGCTCGGCCTCGGGCCGGACCGGCTGCGGCCGATCGGGGATCTGCCGACCGCGCAGATGCACGCCGAACTCGCGCGGAGGCGCGCCTACGTGCACCCGCTGCGCTGGACCTCGCTCGGTCTGTCGCTGCTCGAGGCCATGCACCTGGGTATGCCGGTGCTCGCGCTCGCGACGACGGAGGCGCCGCGAGCGGTGCCCGCCGACGCCGGAGCCGTCTCCGCCGACCCCGCCAAACTCGTCGCGACCGCGAGGCGCCTGGTGGAGGATCCCGATGAGGCGCGCCGCCGCGGCCGCGCGGCCCGCGAGTACGCGCTCGCCCACTACGGCCTCGAGCGCTTCCTGCGCGACTGGGACGCGATGATCACCGATCATCTCGAGGCGCACACAGCTCGTCGCTCCCGCGCATCCGCGGGGGCGGCGGACCGATCGACCGGCGCCGCGAACCGCGCGGAGCACGGAATGGAAGGAGCACTCCGATGA
- a CDS encoding glycosyltransferase family 9 protein, whose amino-acid sequence MRPRVLVARLDSLGDVLLAGPAVRAVAERADVVMLCGPRGEPAARLLPGVSEVVVWDAPWISDPAPAVDEDHLGALVSRVRAARVSEAVILTSFHQSPLPLAMLLRVAGVSRISGASVDYPGSLLDVRLRPGEDLPEDIPEPERALAIAEAAGFPRSDDGRLRVGPLPDVSELTGRDPYVVLHPGAAVPARQWPVEGFARAARLLASRGRRILLTGGPGERALTGLIAREEPTAVDLAGGCTLPQLAGVLAGASAVVVGNTGPAHLAAAVGTPVVSLFSPVVPAVRWRPYGVPHRLLGDQNAPCRGTRARVCPVPGHPCLAGVSAESVVAAVLELEAGRRDEEATDTRGARR is encoded by the coding sequence ATGAGGCCCCGGGTGCTGGTGGCGAGGCTCGACAGCCTCGGCGACGTGCTGCTCGCCGGGCCGGCGGTGCGCGCGGTGGCCGAGCGGGCCGATGTGGTGATGCTGTGCGGGCCGAGGGGCGAACCGGCCGCCAGACTGCTCCCGGGCGTCTCGGAGGTCGTGGTGTGGGATGCGCCCTGGATCTCGGATCCCGCCCCGGCGGTCGACGAGGATCACCTCGGAGCGCTCGTCTCGCGGGTGCGCGCCGCACGGGTCTCGGAGGCCGTGATCCTCACCTCCTTCCACCAGTCGCCGCTGCCTCTCGCAATGCTGCTGCGCGTCGCGGGCGTCTCGCGGATCTCCGGCGCCTCGGTGGACTACCCGGGATCCCTGCTCGACGTGCGACTGCGGCCCGGAGAGGATCTCCCGGAGGACATCCCCGAGCCCGAACGGGCGCTCGCCATCGCAGAGGCCGCGGGCTTCCCCCGCTCTGACGACGGTCGTCTGCGGGTCGGGCCCCTGCCGGATGTCTCCGAGCTCACCGGCCGCGATCCCTACGTCGTGCTGCACCCCGGCGCCGCGGTGCCCGCGAGGCAGTGGCCGGTCGAGGGATTCGCGCGCGCGGCGCGCCTGCTGGCGTCGCGGGGTCGCCGGATCCTGCTCACGGGAGGCCCTGGCGAGCGTGCGCTCACCGGGCTCATCGCCCGCGAGGAGCCGACGGCCGTCGATCTCGCGGGCGGCTGCACGCTGCCACAGCTCGCGGGTGTACTCGCGGGCGCGAGCGCGGTGGTGGTCGGCAACACCGGGCCCGCTCACCTGGCCGCCGCGGTCGGCACGCCGGTCGTGAGCCTCTTCTCCCCCGTCGTCCCCGCCGTGCGCTGGCGCCCGTACGGCGTGCCGCACCGCCTGCTCGGCGATCAGAACGCACCCTGCCGCGGCACGCGAGCGCGCGTCTGCCCGGTACCGGGCCACCCGTGCCTCGCAGGCGTCTCCGCCGAGAGCGTGGTGGCGGCCGTGCTCGAGCTCGAGGCGGGGCGCCGCGACGAAGAAGCCACCGACACGAGAGGAGCACGCCGATGA
- a CDS encoding D-glycero-alpha-D-manno-heptose-1,7-bisphosphate 7-phosphatase: MSSSDAPISAVLFDRDGTLIEDVPYNGDPDRVHSLPTVADTLDGLRELGIAVGVISNQSGIGRGLLTSEQVREVDRRVNALLGPFDVWRICPHSPDDGCGCRKPLPGMILSAAEQLGLEPARILMIGDIGADVEAARAAGAHAVLVPRPETLPEEVAAAPLVARTVREAVGWFIPALAEARP, translated from the coding sequence ATGAGCAGCAGCGACGCCCCCATCTCCGCGGTCCTCTTCGACCGCGACGGCACCCTGATCGAGGACGTGCCGTACAACGGCGACCCCGATCGGGTGCACTCGCTGCCCACCGTCGCCGACACGCTCGACGGGCTCCGCGAACTCGGGATCGCGGTGGGCGTCATCAGCAACCAGTCCGGGATCGGGCGCGGCCTCCTCACCTCCGAGCAGGTGCGCGAGGTCGACCGGCGGGTGAATGCGCTGCTCGGCCCCTTCGACGTCTGGCGCATCTGCCCGCATTCACCCGACGACGGCTGCGGATGCCGCAAACCCCTGCCCGGCATGATCCTCTCGGCCGCCGAGCAGCTGGGCCTCGAGCCGGCGCGGATCCTGATGATCGGCGATATCGGGGCCGACGTGGAGGCCGCCCGGGCCGCCGGCGCGCACGCCGTGCTCGTGCCGCGGCCGGAGACGCTGCCGGAGGAGGTCGCTGCCGCGCCCCTCGTCGCGCGCACCGTGCGGGAGGCGGTGGGTTGGTTCATTCCCGCGCTCGCGGAGGCGCGCCCATGA